The genomic stretch TAGAAGTTAAAAGGCTAGGTATTGGGGAGAATAGGCAGAGGGACGCAGAAGAAACAGAACATTGGTTTTGTTTTCTTCTTCCCCAGTTCCTAGTCTCTCACTTAATACGGAACAATTTCACCATGAAAGGATTACAAGGCAAAAATGCTTTAGTTACAGGTGCAACTTCAGGCATTGGTCAGGCGATCGCAGTGAAACTGGCCCAAGAAGGCTGTAATATAGCAATTAACTACCGTAAAACCCCAGAATCCGGGGCGGAAACGGAAGCAATGGCAGTAGAAAAAGCCTGTAAAGACATCGAAAATTGTGGAATGCGATCGCTATTAGTACAGGGCGATGTTTCCCAAGAATCAGACATTGTGACAATGGTCAACAGTGTAGTTGACACCTTTGGCAGTTTAGATATTCTAATTAACAATGCCGGCATTCAAACAGAATGCCCATCCCACGAACTGACTACCGCAGACTTCGATCAAGTCCTGGCAGTTAACCTCCGGGGTGCTTTCCTCTGCGCCCGTGAAACTATCAAACATCTTTTATCCCAGAACCATTCCGGGGTAATCATCAATATTTCCAGTGTTCACGAAATTATTCCCAGACCTACATATCTAAGTTATTCCATTAGCAAAGGTGGAATGGAAAACCTCACTAAAACCCTAGCATTAGAATACGCTCATCGACGTATCCGCGTCAATGCCGTAGCACCAGGAGCGACAGTCACACCAATCAATCAAGCTTGGATAGATGACCCAGAAAAAAAGGCAACTGTGGAAAGTCATATTCCCATGTGTCGTGCGGGAACCACTGAAGAAATGGCAGCAGCCGTAGCTTTTTTAGCCTCAGATGATGCCGCTTACATCACAGGTCAAACTTTATTTGTAGACGGTGGACTAAGTTTGTACGCTGACTTCCGCGAAAATTGGTCAGCCTGAGTAGTTGTTTGGGAGAATCTAGATTATCCCAATTGGCAAAACGTGTCACTGGCCAAATATGACCCCGAAAGCGAAAAATTTCTCCAAACTTAAGGAAGCAAACAAAAAACTAATATTGTACTTTGGCGGTAGCATTTTAACTTTAGTGATTCTCGGTTTCGGCTTTCTGTACGTCCGAGGATTTTTCCGTACATTATTTCTCACCAGATATCTAATTATGTAATTTGTAAAAACTTTTCTAGACCTTCCCTAGATGTCTTAGATTTATTGATAATAAACACCTCTGGTCTTTGATATTTATGATAAATATGCTCAATTCGCTCTAGGGATAATGGTTCCATATAATATCCATGCGGGTGGGTGAAGTTCTGACTTTTAACTAAATCCA from Nodularia sp. LEGE 06071 encodes the following:
- a CDS encoding glucose 1-dehydrogenase, producing the protein MKGLQGKNALVTGATSGIGQAIAVKLAQEGCNIAINYRKTPESGAETEAMAVEKACKDIENCGMRSLLVQGDVSQESDIVTMVNSVVDTFGSLDILINNAGIQTECPSHELTTADFDQVLAVNLRGAFLCARETIKHLLSQNHSGVIINISSVHEIIPRPTYLSYSISKGGMENLTKTLALEYAHRRIRVNAVAPGATVTPINQAWIDDPEKKATVESHIPMCRAGTTEEMAAAVAFLASDDAAYITGQTLFVDGGLSLYADFRENWSA